One window of the Populus nigra chromosome 4, ddPopNigr1.1, whole genome shotgun sequence genome contains the following:
- the LOC133690960 gene encoding Golgi SNAP receptor complex member 1-2-like, translating to MTDPNLELQESGWEELRREARKIEGDLDVKLSSYAKLGARFTTQGGGYVEGGSPRVGSSRSWKSMEMEIQSSLEKLLDINDAMSRCAAASAATSVTQKLARHRDILHEFTQEFRRIKGNINSMREHAELLSSVRDDISEYKASGSMSPRVQLLRERASIHGSIAHIDDVINQAQTTRAVLGSQRTFFGDVQGKVKLLSDKFPIIRGLLGSIRRRRSRDTLILSAVIAACTLFLIIYWLSK from the exons ATGACTGATCCAAATCTAGAGTTACAAGAATCAGGTTGGGAAGAACTTAGAAGAGAAGCAAGAAAGATCGAAGGAGATCTCGATGTCAAACTCTCTTCTTATGCTAAACTTGGCGCTCGATTTACTACTCAAGGAGGAg GTTATGTGGAAGGTGGTTCGCCAAGAGTTGGATCCAGTAGGTCATGGAAATCAATGGAAATGGAAATTCAATCTTCACTTGAGAAGTTACTTGATATAAATGATGCTATGAGTAGATGTGCTGCTGCGTCCGCTGCTACTTCAGTTACTCAGAAGCTAGCAAGGCATAGAGATATACTTCATGAGTTTACGCAG GAGTTTAGACGAATCAAGGGAAACATAAACTCAATGAGGGAACATGCTGAGCTTCTGAGTTCTGTCAGAGATGATATTAGTGAGTACAAG GCATCTGGTAGCATGTCTCCAAGAGTGCAGTTACTACGAGAAAGAGCTTCCATCCATGGAAGCATTGCTCAT ATAGATGATGTTATTAATCAAGCTCAAACGACCAGGGCTGTTTTGGGTTCTCAAAGGACTTTTTTTGGAGATGTTCAAGGGAAAGTGAAGCTTCTAAGTGACAAATTCCCGATTATCCGTGGCCTTCTTG GTTCTATCAGGAGGCGTCGATCAAGAGACACGCTCATTCTGTCTGCAGTCATTGCTGCTTGTACATTGTTTCTTATTATCTATTGGCTTTCAAAATAA